In the genome of Mauremys mutica isolate MM-2020 ecotype Southern chromosome 8, ASM2049712v1, whole genome shotgun sequence, one region contains:
- the LOC123375976 gene encoding protein transport protein Sec16B-like isoform X1 — MRDSPIQYDPDPSETWSPVQTEEVLLSTPHHVAPQKYSLPHVPVCFGAGGQLVRVCPNSPADGQPALIEIHSLEVILHDTKEQEEMRAFPGPLVREDLHKVDVMTFCQRKAAMSCDLETERGRDSALLWKLLVLLCRQNGSMVGSDTAELLMQDCKRLEKYKRQDPVANLINLTNEEWPVQGSGTPDLLTGEIPPSMETPEQRVEKFTKLLFYGRKKEALDWAMRSQLWGHALFLSSKMDLRTYSWVLSGFTSTLALNDPLQTLFQLMSGRIPQAALCCGDGRWGDWRPHLAVMLSNQTGDTELNHRAIVAMGDTLAGRGLIEAAHFCYLMANVPFGHYGVKTDHIVLLGSDPSQTFVQFARTESILRTEIFEYCQMLGRPKSFILSFQVYKLLYAGRLADYGLTSQALHYCEGIGTALLDQTQASHPVLLEQVIKLAEQLKLSDPLLLERPEQEQNLEPDWLVQLRARGQQWEKEGDLPNFTSAQPELSRASGSTADRDLRHEFAQNPGYQHNLEHQLYNPPAPERTGPYQPGLQENMSFPPGAYSRVEGSEQTIASVPPDAMQENRPTEVSFGANLSLGGISNDHSPQVYQPPGSAVRLQGHSRPFGVQKNVLEQQSVLNARGRTVSESSTISMEEDALRPPEGTGEGVAVERPSTEGAEREEAKGSGFGWFSWFRSKPLKEVTPSRDVSGPAPVSAALGSQQEKDAPAPLPSPPPPATGASSSTSHPPRLLPASPSPLSRSSAMNEAKGLQDPDGRESAVLPRAGGQDDSRGPLSGPGGLLLAPSRGQVPLFNPAQVPQLSTAASFGLGQPKRLSQRRYPAQP; from the exons ATGCGCGACTCTCCCATTCAGTACGACCCAGATCCTTCAGAGACCTGGAGTCCCGTTCAAACAG AGGAAGTCTTGCTGTCCACTCCGCACCACGTGGCCCCCCAGAAGTATTCCCTCCCTCACGTGCCagtgtgctttggagcaggaggCCAGCTGGTCCGAGTGTGCCCTAACTCCCCGGCTGATGGGCAGCCCGCCCTCATCGAAATACACAGCCTGGAG GTAATCCTTCATGACACCAAAGAGCAGGAGGAGATGCGAGCCttcccagggcctctggtcag GGAGGATTTGCATAAGGTGGATGTGATGACATTTTGCCAGCGCAAAGCGGCCATGAGCTGCGATTTGGAgactgagagaggcagagactcAGCCCTGCTCTGGAAACTCTTGGTCCTCCTTTGCCGGCAGAATGGG TCCATGGTGGGCTCAGACACAGCCGAGCTGCTGATGCAAGACTGCAAGCGCCTGGAGAAGTATAAAAGGCAAGACCCAGTAGCCAATCTGATCAACCTGACCAATGAAGAGTGGCCAGTGCAGGGCTCCGGGACACCAGACCTCCTCACTGGGGAGATCCCACCCAGCATGGAGACACCAGAGCAGAGAGTGGAGAAATTCACCAAGCTCCTCTTCTATGGCAGAAAGAAA GAAGCCCTGGACTGGGCCATGAGAAGCCAGCTGTGGGGTCATGCCCTATTCCTGTCAAGCAAGATGGACCTGAGGACCTACAGCTGGGTTCTGTCTGG GTTCACCAGCACGCTGGCCCTCAACGACCCCCTGCAGACTCTCTTCCAGCTCATGTCCGGAAGGATACCTCAGGCAGCTCTG TGCTGTGGGGATGGCAGGTGGGGAGACTGGAGACCACACCTGGCAGTGATGCTGTCCAACCAGACTGGGGACACTGAGCTGAACCACCGGGCCATCGTCGCTATGGGAGATACCTTGG CTGGGAGAGGGTTAATAGAAGCTGCTCACTTCTGCTATCTAATGGCGAATGTCCCTTTTGGTCACTACGGGGTTAAGACAGACCACATTGTCTTGCTGGGCAGTGACCCCAG TCAGACATTTGTACAGTTTGCCAGGACGGAATCTATCCTAAGGACTGAAATCTTTGAGTATTGTCAGATGCTGGGACGTCCCAAATCCTTCATCCTCTCCTTCCAG GTGTATAAACTCCTTTACGCTGGACGCCTGGCAGACTACGGTCTCACCTCCCAGGCCTTGCATTACTGCGAAGGGATTGGCACAGCTCTGCTAGAccagacccaggccagccatCCGGTGCTGTTAGAACAGGTTATCAAG CTTGCAGAGCAGCTGAAGCTCTCTGACCCATTGCTACTGGAAAGACCTGAGCAGGAACAGAACCTGGAACCCGACTGGCTCGTCCAGCTCCGAGCCCGAGGCCAGCAATGGGAG AAGGAAGGAGACCTCCCCAACTTCACATCCGCTCAGCCAGAGCTCTCCAGAGCCAGCGGCTCCACAGCAG ACAGAGATCTCCGTCATGAGTTTGCACAAAACCCAGGCTACCAGCACAATCTAGAGCACCAGCTGTATAACCCCCCTGCTCCTGAGAGGACAGGCCCGTACCAGCCAGGTCTACAGGAGAACATGTCCTTCCCACCTGGTGCATATTCCAGGGTGGAGGGGTCAGAGCAGACCATAGCTTCTGTGCCACCTGATGCCATGCAAGAGAATCGGCCCACAGAGGTCAGCTTTGGGGCAAACCTCTCGCTAGGAGGAATTTCAAATGACCATTCCCCACAGGTCTACCAGCCACCAG GGAGTGCTGTGAGGCTTCAAGGACACTCCCGGCCCTTTGGGGTTCAGAAGAACGTTCTGGAACAGCAG AGTGTGTTGAATGCCAGGGGCCGAACCGTCTCAGAGAGCTCCACCATCTCCATGGAGGAGGACGCCTTGCGACCCCCAGAAGGCACAGGAGAGGGAGTTGCCGTAGAGCGGCCATCGACGGAAGGGGCCGAGCGAGAAGAGGCAAAG GGCTCAGGGTTTGGCTGGTTCAGCTGGTTTCGATCAAAGCCCTTGAAGGAGGTGACACCTTCCAGAGATGTGTCCGGCCCTGCCCCAGTCTCTGCTGCACTGGGGTCCCAG CAGGAGAAGGATGCACCAGCCccacttccctctccccctcctccagccactgGAGCAAGCTCTTCAACATCTCACCCTCCTCGCCTGCTTCCggcttcccccagccctctctccagaaGCTCAG CTATGAATGAAGCTAAAGGCTTGCAGGACCCCGATGGCAGGGAATCAGCAGTCCTTCCCagggctggaggccag GATGACTCACGTGGCCCTCTCTCTGGTCCTGGTGGTCTCCTTCTTGCCCCTAGTAGAGGGCAGGTCCCACTCTTCAATCCTGCTCAGGTTCCTCAG CTCTCCACTGCTGCCTCCTTTGGACTTGGCCAACCTAAGCGGCTCTCACAGCGGCGCTACCCAGCCCAGCCATGA
- the LOC123375976 gene encoding protein transport protein Sec16B-like isoform X2, giving the protein MVGSDTAELLMQDCKRLEKYKRQDPVANLINLTNEEWPVQGSGTPDLLTGEIPPSMETPEQRVEKFTKLLFYGRKKEALDWAMRSQLWGHALFLSSKMDLRTYSWVLSGFTSTLALNDPLQTLFQLMSGRIPQAALCCGDGRWGDWRPHLAVMLSNQTGDTELNHRAIVAMGDTLAGRGLIEAAHFCYLMANVPFGHYGVKTDHIVLLGSDPSQTFVQFARTESILRTEIFEYCQMLGRPKSFILSFQVYKLLYAGRLADYGLTSQALHYCEGIGTALLDQTQASHPVLLEQVIKLAEQLKLSDPLLLERPEQEQNLEPDWLVQLRARGQQWEKEGDLPNFTSAQPELSRASGSTADRDLRHEFAQNPGYQHNLEHQLYNPPAPERTGPYQPGLQENMSFPPGAYSRVEGSEQTIASVPPDAMQENRPTEVSFGANLSLGGISNDHSPQVYQPPGSAVRLQGHSRPFGVQKNVLEQQSVLNARGRTVSESSTISMEEDALRPPEGTGEGVAVERPSTEGAEREEAKGSGFGWFSWFRSKPLKEVTPSRDVSGPAPVSAALGSQQEKDAPAPLPSPPPPATGASSSTSHPPRLLPASPSPLSRSSAMNEAKGLQDPDGRESAVLPRAGGQDDSRGPLSGPGGLLLAPSRGQVPLFNPAQVPQLSTAASFGLGQPKRLSQRRYPAQP; this is encoded by the exons ATGGTGGGCTCAGACACAGCCGAGCTGCTGATGCAAGACTGCAAGCGCCTGGAGAAGTATAAAAGGCAAGACCCAGTAGCCAATCTGATCAACCTGACCAATGAAGAGTGGCCAGTGCAGGGCTCCGGGACACCAGACCTCCTCACTGGGGAGATCCCACCCAGCATGGAGACACCAGAGCAGAGAGTGGAGAAATTCACCAAGCTCCTCTTCTATGGCAGAAAGAAA GAAGCCCTGGACTGGGCCATGAGAAGCCAGCTGTGGGGTCATGCCCTATTCCTGTCAAGCAAGATGGACCTGAGGACCTACAGCTGGGTTCTGTCTGG GTTCACCAGCACGCTGGCCCTCAACGACCCCCTGCAGACTCTCTTCCAGCTCATGTCCGGAAGGATACCTCAGGCAGCTCTG TGCTGTGGGGATGGCAGGTGGGGAGACTGGAGACCACACCTGGCAGTGATGCTGTCCAACCAGACTGGGGACACTGAGCTGAACCACCGGGCCATCGTCGCTATGGGAGATACCTTGG CTGGGAGAGGGTTAATAGAAGCTGCTCACTTCTGCTATCTAATGGCGAATGTCCCTTTTGGTCACTACGGGGTTAAGACAGACCACATTGTCTTGCTGGGCAGTGACCCCAG TCAGACATTTGTACAGTTTGCCAGGACGGAATCTATCCTAAGGACTGAAATCTTTGAGTATTGTCAGATGCTGGGACGTCCCAAATCCTTCATCCTCTCCTTCCAG GTGTATAAACTCCTTTACGCTGGACGCCTGGCAGACTACGGTCTCACCTCCCAGGCCTTGCATTACTGCGAAGGGATTGGCACAGCTCTGCTAGAccagacccaggccagccatCCGGTGCTGTTAGAACAGGTTATCAAG CTTGCAGAGCAGCTGAAGCTCTCTGACCCATTGCTACTGGAAAGACCTGAGCAGGAACAGAACCTGGAACCCGACTGGCTCGTCCAGCTCCGAGCCCGAGGCCAGCAATGGGAG AAGGAAGGAGACCTCCCCAACTTCACATCCGCTCAGCCAGAGCTCTCCAGAGCCAGCGGCTCCACAGCAG ACAGAGATCTCCGTCATGAGTTTGCACAAAACCCAGGCTACCAGCACAATCTAGAGCACCAGCTGTATAACCCCCCTGCTCCTGAGAGGACAGGCCCGTACCAGCCAGGTCTACAGGAGAACATGTCCTTCCCACCTGGTGCATATTCCAGGGTGGAGGGGTCAGAGCAGACCATAGCTTCTGTGCCACCTGATGCCATGCAAGAGAATCGGCCCACAGAGGTCAGCTTTGGGGCAAACCTCTCGCTAGGAGGAATTTCAAATGACCATTCCCCACAGGTCTACCAGCCACCAG GGAGTGCTGTGAGGCTTCAAGGACACTCCCGGCCCTTTGGGGTTCAGAAGAACGTTCTGGAACAGCAG AGTGTGTTGAATGCCAGGGGCCGAACCGTCTCAGAGAGCTCCACCATCTCCATGGAGGAGGACGCCTTGCGACCCCCAGAAGGCACAGGAGAGGGAGTTGCCGTAGAGCGGCCATCGACGGAAGGGGCCGAGCGAGAAGAGGCAAAG GGCTCAGGGTTTGGCTGGTTCAGCTGGTTTCGATCAAAGCCCTTGAAGGAGGTGACACCTTCCAGAGATGTGTCCGGCCCTGCCCCAGTCTCTGCTGCACTGGGGTCCCAG CAGGAGAAGGATGCACCAGCCccacttccctctccccctcctccagccactgGAGCAAGCTCTTCAACATCTCACCCTCCTCGCCTGCTTCCggcttcccccagccctctctccagaaGCTCAG CTATGAATGAAGCTAAAGGCTTGCAGGACCCCGATGGCAGGGAATCAGCAGTCCTTCCCagggctggaggccag GATGACTCACGTGGCCCTCTCTCTGGTCCTGGTGGTCTCCTTCTTGCCCCTAGTAGAGGGCAGGTCCCACTCTTCAATCCTGCTCAGGTTCCTCAG CTCTCCACTGCTGCCTCCTTTGGACTTGGCCAACCTAAGCGGCTCTCACAGCGGCGCTACCCAGCCCAGCCATGA